A section of the Sceloporus undulatus isolate JIND9_A2432 ecotype Alabama chromosome 3, SceUnd_v1.1, whole genome shotgun sequence genome encodes:
- the CHST2 gene encoding carbohydrate sulfotransferase 2, with translation MKVFRRKALVLCLGYGLLLLLTMLNLLDYKWHKGPQQCSEPLPVRRTPYPQHQLPYYAYQSRSDTRALYGPPVPLARKRQLVYVFTTWRSGSSFFGELFNQNPEVFFLYEPVWHVWQKLYPGDAVSLQGAARDMLSSLYRCDLSVFQLYSTAGAGKNLTTLGVFGAATNKVICSSPLCSAYRKEVVGMVDDKVCKKCPPQQLGLLQEECLKYHTLVIKGVRVFDIGVLASLMQDPSLALKVIHLVRDPRAVASSRIKSRHGLIRESLQVVRSRDPRIHRMPFLDAGHKLNSKKEGGGGSDYHALGAMEVICGSMAKTLQTALRPPDWLKGNYMAVRYEDLVVDPIKTLRQVYGFVNLVVSPEMEKFALNMTSGSGYSSKPFVVSARNASQAVNAWRTALSFQQIKQVEEYCHQPMSILGYERVNSPEEVKDLSKTLLRKPRL, from the coding sequence ATGAAGGTTTTCCGCCGGAAGGCGCTGGTGCTCTGCTTGGGCTacggactcctcctcctcctcaccatgcTCAACCTGTTGGACTACAAGTGGCACAAAGGGCCCCAGCAGTGCAGTGAGCCCTTGCCTGTCCGCCGCACTCCTTACCCACAGCACCAGCTGCCTTATTATGCCTATCAGTCTCGGTCGGACACTCGGGCCCTCTATGGTCCCCCGGTGCCCCTCGCCCGCAAGCGACAGCTGGTCTACGTTTTCACCACCTGGCGTTCGGGGTCGTCCTTTTTCGGGGAACTTTTCAACCAGAACCCCGAGGTCTTCTTCCTCTACGAGCCGGTGTGGCATGTGTGGCAGAAACTGTACCCGGGTGATGCTGTTTCCTTGCAAGGGGCCGCCCGGGACATGTTGAGTTCCCTCTACCGCTGCGACCTTTCTGTCTTCCAGCTCTACAGCACGGCGGGGGCTGGGAAGAACCTCACCACCTTGGGCGTCTTTGGGGCAGCCACCAACAAGGTGATCTGCTCCTCGCCACTTTGCTCGGCCTACCGCAAGGAAGTTGTGGGCATGGTGGATGACAAGGTGTGTAAGAAGTGCCCGCCGCAGCAGCTCGGCCTCCTCCAAGAGGAATGCCTCAAGTACCACACCTTAGTCATCAAGGGAGTGAGGGTCTTTGACATTGGAGTCCTGGCCTCACTCATGCAAGACCCCTCTTTGGCTCTCAAAGTCATTCACCTGGTCCGGGACCCTCGGGCAGTGGCAAGCTCCAGGATCAAGTCCCGCCACGGGCTTATTCGTGAAAGCCTGCAGGTGGTAAGGAGCAGGGACCCCCGTATCCATCGCATGCCCTTCCTTGACGCAGGTCACAAGCtcaacagcaaaaaagaagggggagggggcTCAGACTACCATGCCTTGGGGGCCATGGAGGTGATCTGCGGGAGCATGGCAAAGACCTTGCAGACTGCCCTGCGCCCTCCAGACTGGCTGAAGGGTAATTATATGGCTGTCCGCTATGAGGATTTGGTAGTGGACCCCATCAAGACTTTGCGGCAGGTCTATGGCTTTGTCAACCTGGTGGTGAGTCCAGAGATGGAGAAGTTTGCCCTCAACATGACCAGTGGGTCTGGGTACTCCTCCAAACCCTTTGTGGTCTCTGCTAGAAATGCTAGCCAGGCTGTGAATGCCTGGAGGACAGCACTGAGCTTTCAGCAGATTAAGCAAGTGGAGGAGTATTGCCACCAGCCCATGTCCATTTTAGGCTATGAGCGAGTCAACAGTCCTGAAGAAGTCAAAGACCTTAGCAAAACCTTGCTGAGGAAGCCAAGGTTGTGA